From one Catellatospora sp. IY07-71 genomic stretch:
- a CDS encoding ATP-binding cassette domain-containing protein encodes MMGTPLLELRGINKSFGPVQVLRDVAFSVQPGEVTALVGDNGAGKSTLVKCIGGIYPIDSGDYLIEGKQVSVHSPRDAAQLGVEIVYQDLALCDNLDIVQNMFLGRERRSGMILDEPTMEQLASETLASLSVRTVKSVRQQVSSLSGGQRQTVAIAKAVLWNSKLVILDEPTAALGVAQTAQVLELVRRLADNGLAVVLISHNMNDVFAVSDRIAALYLGQMAAQVKTTDVTHAQVVELITSGRSGALGLAEEGAAA; translated from the coding sequence CTGATGGGAACCCCTCTACTCGAACTGCGTGGGATCAACAAGAGCTTCGGCCCGGTGCAGGTGCTGCGGGACGTGGCCTTCTCGGTTCAACCAGGCGAGGTCACCGCCCTCGTCGGCGACAACGGCGCCGGCAAGTCAACGCTGGTCAAATGCATCGGCGGCATCTACCCCATCGACTCAGGCGACTACCTGATCGAGGGTAAGCAGGTCAGCGTCCACAGCCCGCGCGACGCCGCGCAGCTGGGCGTCGAGATCGTCTACCAGGACCTGGCGCTCTGCGACAACCTGGACATCGTCCAGAACATGTTCCTGGGCCGCGAGCGCCGCAGCGGCATGATCCTCGACGAGCCGACCATGGAGCAGCTCGCCTCGGAGACCCTGGCCAGCCTGTCGGTGCGGACGGTGAAGTCCGTACGCCAGCAGGTGTCCAGCCTCTCCGGCGGTCAGCGGCAGACGGTCGCCATCGCCAAGGCCGTGCTGTGGAACAGCAAGCTGGTCATCCTCGACGAGCCCACCGCCGCGCTCGGCGTCGCGCAGACCGCCCAGGTCCTGGAGCTGGTGCGGCGCCTCGCCGACAACGGCCTGGCCGTCGTCCTGATCTCGCACAACATGAACGACGTGTTCGCCGTCTCGGACCGGATCGCCGCGCTCTACCTGGGGCAGATGGCGGCGCAGGTCAAGACGACCGACGTCACCCACGCACAGGTGGTCGAGCTGATCACCTCGGGTCGCAGCGGCGCGCTGGGCCTCGCTGAGGAAGGAGCGGCGGCATGA